A segment of the Streptomyces sp. NBC_00376 genome:
TGAGATGACCGTCGAAGGCGAGGACATTGGTGCCGTTCACCGAGAGGGAGTCGTTGTTGAGGTTGATGACGATCACATCGGCGCCGTAGTCGGCGAGGTAGAGCAGCCCGTCGCCGGAGCACTTCATGATCGGTGCGCCCTCGCCGGTGATCCACTGGGAGGCGATCTGGCGGACGGCGGGCGGGTTGGGTTCGTACTGGATGAAGCCCTCGTACGCGACCATCGAGCCGGTACGTGCGTAGAGGTCCTGGCCGGTGGCCATGGCGACCTTGAGCATCGTGCGGCCGTGGTTCTCCATACGGGCCGTGACGGGGGTCGGGGCGTAGCCCGCGAGCTGCTGGTTCATGACGGGCTCCCTCAGACCTCGTAGGGCTGGACGACGATGAAGTTGCCGGGAGCGCCCCGGAACTGGAGGTTCACGGTCTCCCCGCTGTGTCCCGGGTACGCGTTGCGGCGCAGCCGGACCTGGCTGGAGATGATCACCTGGGACGCTGCCGACCAGGCCACGACGGCGTTGCAGTCGGCGAAGGTGGTCGGCGTCACGGGCAGGACGACGGGGACGCCGTGGGTCTTGACGATGACCGTGCCGGTGCCCTGGAACTGCATGGTGAACAGGGCGCCGCCGGGGATGCCGTGGCCCTCGATCCTGCGGACCTCGTGCTGCAGCGACTCGTCGAAGGCGAGGACGTTCTCCGCCGAGACGCAGATGCCGTCGCCCTGGAGCTCGATGGCGTGCAGATGGGAGCCGTCCTCGGCGAGGAAGACCTGGCCGCGGCCGGTACAGCGCATCAGCTGCATTTCCTGGCCGGTGGCGTTGCCCACCATGCGGCCGGCGAAACCGGCGCCCTTGTAGCTGAAGTCGACCTTGCCCTGGTACATCACCATGCTGCCCTGGCGAGCGAGCACGGGCGTACCGCCCATGGTGAGGTCGACCCGCATGAGCTGCTGGTTCTGCGGGGTCCAGCGCTGACCGGTGGGCGCCTCCTTGTACGGCTGGAGCGCAGCCTGGAGACCGGCACCGGCCTGCGGAACGCCTTGCGGCACGCCCTGGGGCATACCGGGCGGCTGCATTCCTGGCGGCTGCTGCCCGTACGGGGCCGGGGCCTGCTGGCCGAACGGGGCAGGGGGCTGCTGGCCGAACGGGGCGGCGGGGGGCACCTGGCCGGGGATCTGGCCGAACTGCGGCTGCTGGGGCGGCTGCCCGTACGGAGCGGGGGCGGGGGCGGGCGGCGGCACCGTGCCGCCCTGCGGTGCCAGCGGCGCCGCCATGGTCGGCGCGGTGTGCATCTGCTGCTGCGGTGTGGGGGCCGGCGGGGCGCCGAAGGACGGGGCCGGCGGGGCTGCCTGGGGCGCGGACGGGGCTCCGAAGGACGGGGCGGGGGCCGGTGCGGCAGCCTGGGCGGGCGGGGCGAACGACGGTGCCGCCGCCTGCGGCTGAGGCGCGGCGGGCTCCTCCTCGGCGACCTCGCCGCCGAAGTTCTTCAGCAGCGCTTCGAGGCCGCCGTCGAAGCCCTGGCCGACCGCGGCGAACCGCCAGACGTCCTTCAGATAGAAGTCGCCCAGCATCACCGCACGCTCGGTGGTGAACTCCGAACCGCTGAAGGCGTACCTGACGACTTCCTCGCCACCCGCGACGATCCGGATGTATCCGGGGCCGATCTGGGACATCTGTCCGGCCCCGTCGACCGTCGCGGTGAACGAGAGCTTGTGGATGTTCGCCGGAATGCGGTCCAGGGTGACGCGGAACGACTCGGTGTCGCCGGCCTGGGCACCGAGGAGCTGAATGGACTCCTCGGGTGATTTAGGCTGATTGAAGAAGATGAAATACCGGTCGTCGGAGAGCTGCTCATTGGCATCGAGGCCGAAGCAGCTGATGTCAAAGGTCAGTCCCTGACCGGCGATCTGCACACCTACGTACAGATCCGTCCCCGGCGTGAGATCGCTGATCTTGGCCTTGTGGCCGCGTTGGAATTCCCTGGCCATGCGTAACGACCGTCCCCCATCCCGAATGTGAATGCGTCGCGCCAGGCTAACCGCAAAGTCCGGCATCGGGCTAAGTCGGTACACACCCGGTACAGAATCGGTGGACGTCACTCACCACGTGCGGCGGGCAGATGGGGCAGCCGGTCGGCCGCCACCACGCCCTCCAGGTAACCGCGTGCCCGCTCGGTACGGGGATACGCCTCCAGCAGCCGCCAGAAGCGCGGACCATGACCGGGCACCAGCAGATGGGCCAGCTCGTGGACCAGTACGTAGTCGACGACGTACTCGGGCATGCCCTGCAAGCGGTGCGACAGACGGATGCTGCCCTCCGCCGGGGTGCAGGAACCCCAGCGGGTGTTCTGATTGGTCACCCACCGCACCGAAACGGGCCTGGCCCGGCCCTCGAAGTACTGGGCGGACAACCGCTCGGCCCGCTCGGCGAGTTCGCTGTCACCGAAGACGCGTCTGCTCTCCTGCGCCGCGAGCTTGTCGAGCATCACGCCCACCCAGCGCCGCTCCTCGGCCTCCGACATCCGGGCCGGGATGAGCACGATCGTGCGGTCGCCCTCCCGGTACGCGGAGACCGTTCTGCTGCGGCGATTGCTCCTGCGGACCTCGACCGCGCTCGTTGCCGAGGCGCGGGGCGGACGGTCCGCCGCGCTGCGCTGCTGGGTTCCGGCGCTGCGCGTGGGGGTCTCCCCGGCGATTCCGGGTGACGGGTCGGCGGGCACGCCACGACGTTACCCGGTGACGGTGCGGGAAGTCCCGCCTCCGGGGCGGTTCACACTTGATCCACTCCACTCACACTTGATCCACTCCACGGCGTGCACCATTTGAACGACTAATACCCCACGCCTGTGGATAACTTTCCGCACGCTTCGACGCCTGCCTGCATTCTGTGAACGGATCTCGCGAAGATCCCGTGCAGCGGCCCGCGCACAGGGATCAGGGAACACAGACCGGGGGTAGCCGTGCATCCGATGTTGAAGCCCGCACTGCGCCGCGCATGGCGCGGCCGGGGCACCGTGCAATTCGGCGTGACTCACGCCCATGCCGTGAAGTTCGGCCCGCTGGATATCGCCACGGGAAGTTTTCTGGAACTGCTCGACGGAACACGTGGCCTGCCACTGCTGCGCGAGGAGGCCCGCACGCTGGACCTTTCGGACCATCAAGTGGACACCTTGGTGCGCCGACTGGCGAACGCGGGGTTGATCGACGATGTACGCGCCGCCGGCCCGGAGGCCGATGCGTTACGGAACCGGCCCGGAGCCCTGGACCGGCACCGCCCCGATCTGGCGTCGCTCTCCGTCGTCCATCCCGAACCGGGTGGTGGGATGCGGCGGCTGGCGGCCCGTCGGGCGATGCGGGTCCAGGTGCGGGGTGCCGGGCGGGTCGGCGCCGCGATCGCGGCGGTGCTGTCCGGGTCGGGGGTCGGCCGGGTGGAGGTCCTGGACGGCGGGCACACCGAGCCGTGCGACGTGTCGCCCGGCGGGCTTCCGCCGGCGTCCGTCGGGGAGCGCAGGGACACCGCCGCCCGGCAGTTGGTGCGCAGATCCGCCTCGGGTCCGGCTCCCCGGACGGCGGAGACGGCGGGGTCCCCGGCCGGTGGCGAGCCGGGGCTGTCGCTGATCGTGGTTGCCCCTCGCGACGGCTTCTCGGTATACGTCCCCGACCCCCGTACGGCCGAGCCGTGGATCGCTTCGGGGACTCCTCATCTCTACGCCGGAGTGCTGGAGGCGACGGGGGTCGTCGGGCCCCTGGTCCTGCCCGGGGGTACGGCCTGCGCCGGGTGCCTGGCGCTGGACCGCGCGGACCGGGATGCGGACTGGACCAGGATGCTGTCCCAGTGGCAGTCCGGGCGGCGCACCGCCGTTCAGGCCTGTGACCTGGGGCTGGCGACGGCGGTCGCGGGGCTCGCGGCCGC
Coding sequences within it:
- a CDS encoding AIM24 family protein, producing MNQQLAGYAPTPVTARMENHGRTMLKVAMATGQDLYARTGSMVAYEGFIQYEPNPPAVRQIASQWITGEGAPIMKCSGDGLLYLADYGADVIVINLNNDSLSVNGTNVLAFDGHLTWGVERVKGLAKFAGQGLWNVCISGTGWVAITSRGTPIVVDCGRGEDETYVDPDALVAWSPNLKVKGKRSFKASSLIGRGSGEAYQMAFSGQGIVVVQPSEDSTDRLRIQN
- a CDS encoding TerD family protein, which gives rise to MAREFQRGHKAKISDLTPGTDLYVGVQIAGQGLTFDISCFGLDANEQLSDDRYFIFFNQPKSPEESIQLLGAQAGDTESFRVTLDRIPANIHKLSFTATVDGAGQMSQIGPGYIRIVAGGEEVVRYAFSGSEFTTERAVMLGDFYLKDVWRFAAVGQGFDGGLEALLKNFGGEVAEEEPAAPQPQAAAPSFAPPAQAAAPAPAPSFGAPSAPQAAPPAPSFGAPPAPTPQQQMHTAPTMAAPLAPQGGTVPPPAPAPAPYGQPPQQPQFGQIPGQVPPAAPFGQQPPAPFGQQAPAPYGQQPPGMQPPGMPQGVPQGVPQAGAGLQAALQPYKEAPTGQRWTPQNQQLMRVDLTMGGTPVLARQGSMVMYQGKVDFSYKGAGFAGRMVGNATGQEMQLMRCTGRGQVFLAEDGSHLHAIELQGDGICVSAENVLAFDESLQHEVRRIEGHGIPGGALFTMQFQGTGTVIVKTHGVPVVLPVTPTTFADCNAVVAWSAASQVIISSQVRLRRNAYPGHSGETVNLQFRGAPGNFIVVQPYEV
- a CDS encoding M48 metallopeptidase family protein, which codes for MPADPSPGIAGETPTRSAGTQQRSAADRPPRASATSAVEVRRSNRRSRTVSAYREGDRTIVLIPARMSEAEERRWVGVMLDKLAAQESRRVFGDSELAERAERLSAQYFEGRARPVSVRWVTNQNTRWGSCTPAEGSIRLSHRLQGMPEYVVDYVLVHELAHLLVPGHGPRFWRLLEAYPRTERARGYLEGVVAADRLPHLPAARGE
- a CDS encoding ThiF family adenylyltransferase translates to MHPMLKPALRRAWRGRGTVQFGVTHAHAVKFGPLDIATGSFLELLDGTRGLPLLREEARTLDLSDHQVDTLVRRLANAGLIDDVRAAGPEADALRNRPGALDRHRPDLASLSVVHPEPGGGMRRLAARRAMRVQVRGAGRVGAAIAAVLSGSGVGRVEVLDGGHTEPCDVSPGGLPPASVGERRDTAARQLVRRSASGPAPRTAETAGSPAGGEPGLSLIVVAPRDGFSVYVPDPRTAEPWIASGTPHLYAGVLEATGVVGPLVLPGGTACAGCLALDRADRDADWTRMLSQWQSGRRTAVQACDLGLATAVAGLAAAHALSFLDGELPASTGTRWEAALPLLDWRAERLGAHLGCSCGAAGHTDREGSSGTEAMQDTMAG